From the genome of candidate division KSB1 bacterium, one region includes:
- a CDS encoding TerC family protein: MEWLTDPQVWVQLITLTALEIVLGIDNIIFISILAGKLLPDQQGRARVVGLSLAMLMRVALLFSIVWLTKLTVTLFEVFGNDISGRDLIFIIGGLFLLAKSTYEIHEKLEGLEGKSSQKIKAASFAGVIIQIILLDIVFSLDSVITAVGMANKLGIMIAAVVIAVGFMLLFAGFISGFVERHPTLKILALSFLLLIGVALVADGLDHHIPKGYIYFAMAFSVFVEMLNMKLRRHAMEPVKLRAAYTQKNATKQNQ; encoded by the coding sequence ATGGAGTGGCTAACCGATCCGCAAGTCTGGGTGCAATTGATCACGCTGACCGCGCTGGAAATCGTTCTCGGTATCGACAATATCATTTTCATTTCGATTCTCGCTGGTAAATTGCTGCCCGATCAACAAGGCCGGGCGCGGGTGGTTGGCTTGTCCCTGGCGATGCTCATGCGCGTTGCGCTGCTGTTTTCGATCGTCTGGCTGACCAAGCTCACGGTGACCTTGTTCGAGGTTTTTGGCAATGATATTTCCGGGCGCGATCTCATTTTCATCATCGGCGGGCTTTTCCTGCTCGCCAAAAGCACGTATGAAATCCACGAAAAGCTGGAAGGCCTCGAGGGCAAGTCGTCGCAAAAAATCAAAGCCGCCTCGTTCGCCGGGGTGATCATTCAAATTATTTTGCTGGACATCGTCTTCTCGCTGGATTCGGTGATCACCGCGGTGGGCATGGCCAACAAGCTCGGTATCATGATCGCCGCCGTGGTCATCGCCGTCGGCTTCATGCTCTTGTTCGCGGGCTTCATCAGCGGCTTCGTCGAGCGCCATCCGACGCTGAAAATCCTGGCGCTGAGTTTTCTGCTGCTGATCGGCGTCGCCCTGGTTGCCGACGGCCTGGATCACCACATCCCCAAAGGCTACATTTATTTTGCGATGGCGTTCTCAGTGTTTGTCGAGATGCTGAACATGAAGCTGCGCCGGCACGCGATGGAGCCGGTGAAACTGCGCGCCGCTTATACCCAAAAAAACGCCACGAAACAAAACCAAT